One genomic segment of Musa acuminata AAA Group cultivar baxijiao chromosome BXJ3-3, Cavendish_Baxijiao_AAA, whole genome shotgun sequence includes these proteins:
- the LOC135633944 gene encoding beta-glucosidase 1-like: MSVPLPLYFLPIGMRQRERRTSSSSGYSDSSIGYRHRKNRDEASRRPHREVPRSVFHRHVPHASFLINPRPWTPPASASLCGAMRDLCFSLVLLVLLVGARCSAATGEEKAAKGGKPWLDTGGLSRGAFPAGFTFGTAASAYQVEGMALQDGRGPSIWDAFVKIPGEIANNATADVSVDEYHRYKEDVDIMKKMNFDAYRFSISWSRIFPEGEGRVNWKGVAYYNRLINYMQQRGITPYANLYHYDLPEALEKKYNGLLSRRIVDAYANYAEFCFKTFGDRVKNWMTFNEPRVVAALGYDDGKFAPGRCTNCSAGNSATEPYIVAHNMILSHAAAVKRYRDKYQAKQKGRIGILLDFVWYEPLTDSKDDQDAAQRSRDFHLGWFLHPIIYGEYPKSMQEIVQARLPKFTEEEIKMVKGSIDYVGINQYTAYYMFDPHLPKQEKPTRYQSDWNAGFAFERNGVPIGPRAHSEWLYIVPWGMYKAVTYVKEHYGNPTVILSENGMDDPGNVTLRQGLHDTTRINYYRSYITELKKAIDDGATVIGYFAWSLLDNFEWKSGYTSRFGIVYVDYKNLRRYAKMSAYWFKQMLDRGKRN; the protein is encoded by the exons ATGTCAGTGCCTCTGCCTCTCTACTTCCTGCCGATTGGGATGCGTCAGCG GGAACGTAggaccagcagcagcagcggttACAGTGACAGCAGTATTGGCTATCGACATCGGAAGAACCGTGATGAGGCCTCACGACGGCCACACAGAGAGGTCCCACGCTCTGTCTTCCACCGTCACGTTCCTCACGCGAGCTTCTTAATAAATCCTCGCCCTTGGACACCGCCTGCTTCTGCTTCTCTCTGCGGAGCCATGAGGGATCTGTGCTTCTCGCTCGTTCTTCTGGTGCTCCTCGTCGGCGCCCGGTGCTCCGCCGCCACCGGGGAGGAGAAGGCTGCGAAGGGCGGGAAGCCCTGGCTCGACACGGGCGGGCTGAGCCGGGGGGCGTTCCCGGCGGGGTTCACGTTCGGGACGGCGGCGTCGGCGTACCAGGTGGAGGGGATGGCGCTCCAGGACGGCCGGGGGCCCAGCATCTGGGACGCCTTCGTCAAGATCCCAG GGGAGATAGCTAACAATGCTACTGCCGATGTCTCCGTGGACGAGTACCATCGTTACAAG GAAGACGTGGATATCATGAAAAAGATGAATTTTGATGCATATCGTTTCTCGATCTCTTGGTCACGCATTTTTCCAG AGGGAGAGGGAAGAGTGAATTGGAAGGGAGTGGCATATTACAACAGACTGATTAATTACATGCAACAGCGAG GCATCACTCCCTATGCAAATCTCTATCACTATGACCTCCCGGAGGCACTGGAGAAGAAGTACAATGGCTTGTTGAGCAGGAGAATTGT GGATGCTTATGCAAACTATGCGGAATTTTGTTTCAAGACGTTCGGCGACAGGGTGAAGAACTGGATGACATTTAACGAGCCAAGAGTAGTAGCAGCTCTCGGATACGATGACGGTAAATTTGCTCCAGGGAGGTGCACGAACTGCTCGGCTGGAAACTCTGCTACCGAGCCATACATCGTTGCACATAACATGATCCTTTCTCATGCCGCTGCCGTCAAAAGATACCGTGACAAGTATCAG GCTAAACAAAAAGGTAGAATTGGTATACTCTTGGATTTTGTTTGGTATGAGCCACTCACGGACTCGAAGGACGACCAAGACGCAGCTCAAAGATCGAGGGATTTCCATCTGGGATG GTTCCTGCACCCTATAATCTACGGTGAGTACCCGAAATCGATGCAGGAGATAGTTCAAGCAAGGCTTCCCAAGTTCACCGAAGAAGAGATCAAGATGGTCAAAGGCTCCATCGACTACGTGGGGATCAATCAGTACACGGCTTACTACATGTTCGACCCTCATCTTCCCAAGCAGGAGAAGCCCACTCGTTACCAGTCGGACTGGAATGCCGGATTCGCAT TCGAGCGCAATGGTGTGCCAATCGGACCAAGA GCGCACTCCGAGTGGCTTTACATCGTTCCCTGGGGGATGTACAAAGCTGTGACCTACGTGAAGGAGCACTACGGCAACCCCACTGTGATCTTATCTGAGAACG GAATGGACGATCCCGGAAACGTCACTCTTCGACAGGGGCTGCACGACACCACCAGGATCAACTACTACCGGAGCTACATAACGGAGCTGAAGAAGGCGATCGACGACGGCGCCACCGTGATAGGTTACTTCGCCTGGTCCCTGCTCGACAACTTCGAGTGGAAGTCCGGATACACGTCCAGGTTCGGGATCGTGTATGTGGACTACAAGAACCTCCGGCGGTACGCGAAGATGTCGGCGTACTGGTTCAAGCAGATGCTCGACAGAGGTAAGAGGAACTGA
- the LOC135633089 gene encoding glucan endo-1,3-beta-glucosidase 4-like isoform X1, with the protein MLLPKRWQSCMMLLVFVLSDDTGTTKQSRAATAAVCGKDLQPRSRVLMGFASLADTMSASGLVFCVAIPSADANALRNGLDWACGPGAANCTAIQPGQPCYEPNNLTALASYAYNDYYQRTRASGGSCSFNNTAMTTTSDPSHGSCIFTGSAGGTTNTNTTTSPSPTTTPSSGGSPGSNNYVPLGSNIDRASSASRALQVVACLLPLLCSFRCGM; encoded by the exons ATGTTGTTGCCAAAAAGATGGCAGAGCTGCATGATGCTTCTCGTCTTTGTCCTCTCGGATGATACAG GGACGACAAAACAGAGCAGAGCAGCTACTGCTGCTGTCTGCGGCAAGGATCTGCAACCCAGGAGCAGAGTGCTGATGGGCTTTGCGAGTCTAGCCGACACCATGAGTGCATCAGGTCTGGTGTTCTGTGTGGCGATTCCCAGTGCTGACGCGAACGCACTGAGGAATGGATTGGATTGGGCTTGCGGACCGGGCGCTGCAAACTGCACTGCGATACAGCCAGGGCAGCCTTGCTATGAACCCAATAACCTGACTGCCTTGGCTTCCTATGCCTACAATGACTACTACCAAAGAACAAGAGCAAGCGGAGGATCCTGCTCCTTCAACAACACGGCCATGACGACCACCAGTGATCCTA GCCATGGCTCATGCATCTTCACTGGAAG TGCGGGAGGGACCACGAACACCAACACGACCACAAGCCCGAGTCCGACTACCACTCCGAGCAGTGGTGGATCGCCCGGCAGTAACAATTACGTCCCTCTTGGCTCAAACATCGATAGAGCTTCTTCCGCATCGCGTGCTCTCCAAGTGGTGGCATGTTTGCTCCCCTTGCTGTGCTCTTTCCGGTGCGGCATGTAA
- the LOC135633089 gene encoding glucan endo-1,3-beta-glucosidase 4-like isoform X2, with protein sequence MLLPKRWQSCMMLLVFVLSDDTGTTKQSRAATAAVCGKDLQPRSRVLMGFASLADTMSASGLVFCVAIPSADANALRNGLDWACGPGAANCTAIQPGQPCYEPNNLTALASYAYNDYYQRTRASGGSCSFNNTAMTTTSDPSKRPWLMHLHWKCGRDHEHQHDHKPESDYHSEQWWIARQ encoded by the exons ATGTTGTTGCCAAAAAGATGGCAGAGCTGCATGATGCTTCTCGTCTTTGTCCTCTCGGATGATACAG GGACGACAAAACAGAGCAGAGCAGCTACTGCTGCTGTCTGCGGCAAGGATCTGCAACCCAGGAGCAGAGTGCTGATGGGCTTTGCGAGTCTAGCCGACACCATGAGTGCATCAGGTCTGGTGTTCTGTGTGGCGATTCCCAGTGCTGACGCGAACGCACTGAGGAATGGATTGGATTGGGCTTGCGGACCGGGCGCTGCAAACTGCACTGCGATACAGCCAGGGCAGCCTTGCTATGAACCCAATAACCTGACTGCCTTGGCTTCCTATGCCTACAATGACTACTACCAAAGAACAAGAGCAAGCGGAGGATCCTGCTCCTTCAACAACACGGCCATGACGACCACCAGTGATCCTAGTAAGCG GCCATGGCTCATGCATCTTCACTGGAAG TGCGGGAGGGACCACGAACACCAACACGACCACAAGCCCGAGTCCGACTACCACTCCGAGCAGTGGTGGATCGCCCGGCAGTAA